One segment of Megachile rotundata isolate GNS110a chromosome 4, iyMegRotu1, whole genome shotgun sequence DNA contains the following:
- the LOC100881621 gene encoding ATPase family AAA domain-containing protein 2 isoform X3, protein MMVTIGEWVRLGVQIMSDDDAALDSMDTEEDIFTPRIRSLGSNVRRVKNLRTLRSNSTSHISVNNLSVRRSTRNRMQTYDNLNTSWILGTQTLKGYPMFQQHGSSSDKEMVDEVPERKRDLRDRMPLRSRENHPPNKNSTRHIRERTEHDRQSNRELRGRGDRDIREKTEQEKDIRHLKDRQDRERDRTETEHKDKIETRSKSNEEKDIRARKSDSPSRLKDGPVTRLGGSLSEKDMKPKVEQDEADEDSLPESEKAENNDNYENEDGYEDMYTRIKRTRRKAQRQLPRGKKLAVVDSDLSESSDSPGPRKYSLRQKKPTVDRFQANVEPVRRSIKALRSVLSNSMRRRKHRSKSTSSSDSSDSEPQRYDKKKSKKARQSAIPQGGPPDRKADINPITLDTNIRFNDVGGLESHIHCLKEMVVFPMMYPDVFERFHITPPKGVLFHGPPGTGKTLIARALANECSQGSRKMSFFMRKGADCLSKWVGESERQLRLLFEQAQLMKPSIIFFDEIDGLAPVRSTKQDQIHASIVSTLLALMDGLSDRGEVIVIGATNRIDAIDPALRRPGRFDRELFFPLPSKKERLEILKIHVSKWKNPPSDQLLETLAEKATGYCGSDLRALCTEAVLQGLRRTYPQIYMTSNRLLLDPERVEVKKRDFLQASSILVPSSQRVSPCARRKLQPFIEPLLGPLLEELLCSIKGIFPQGVNPAMAKVKATKGIHRPRLLISGGNLSEGQGPHLAQALLYHMEHLPVQTLDVSILFAESGRSPEETCVQVFNEAARNVPSIIYIRSIDQWWPLVPETVKAVFLCRIAALDPSLPILILATSDRTYQDLPIQLRGLFSELRGEVYSMKTPTAEQRSKFFRPIFMIQSLKPPKVKDDKIEVLEELPLAPDPLPKKLTEEEKKVIYEKEEVSLRELRIFLREICAKLARNRQFFMFTKPVDTEEVPDYNMIIKQPMDLETMMTKIDMHCYLCARDFLDDIDLICKNALEYNPDSLRDRPSLGILKRDPADKLIRHRACSLRDNAYALIKAELDSDFEDKCREISKNRRVIESSVNNDTENKSRPKAELVSASERIEKKDIASSSHPLVVNGKRYSNPRKRRIPAWARGYVKKVHKKKKIAFDENASTITSKVCLTNETTSIDLEKFQEFETEANSVLNGHIRLFDNSDSDNDSQTEHSKYAQATPNNNVSDQRIDEIENVEICFMDEDKTIENSGSNSSSRRESMDELSFAIESDSCPTRFDEDDKLLVDKNEMESAWQYTVDSTQDYPVEVLCDIYVQLSRCVGKYAQSYDRKSLPKDLLKEVKRFEEYKTTYDKVHDVANQTDIV, encoded by the exons atgatgGTCACAATTGGCGAATGGGTTAGGTTGGGTGTGCAA ATAATGTCAGACGATGATGCTGCATTGGATTCAATGGATACAGAAGAAGATATTTTTACTCCAAGGATTCGCAGCCTTGGCTCCAATGTTAGAAGAGTTAAAAATTTACGTACTTTACGATCAAATTCTACTTCTCATATATCTGTGAATAATTTAAGTGTACGTCGTAGTACACGTAATAGAATGCAAACGTATGATAATCTTAATACTAGCTGGATTTTAG GAACACAAACTCTGAAAGGTTATCCTATGTTTCAACAACATGGTTCTTCATCTGATAAAGAGATGGTGGATGAAGTACCTGAAAGAAAACGTGATCTTCGAGACCGTATGCCCCTTAGATCACGTGAAAATCATCCtcctaataaaaattcaacaagACATATTAGGGAAAGGACTGAACATGATCGACAAAGTAATAGAGAACTTAGAGGTAGAGGTGATCGAGATATTAGAGAAAAAACAGAACAAGAAAAAGATATTAGACATCTTAAAGACAGACAAGATAGAGAAAGGGACAGAACAGAAACAGAACATAAAGATAAAATAGAAACCAGAAGTAAATCAAATGAAGAGAAAGATATAAG AGCACGGAAATCTGATAGTCCAAGTAGACTTAAGGACGGCCCTGTTACAAGACTTGGTGGCAGTTTAAGTGAAAAAGATATGAAACCTAAAGTAGAACAAGATGAAGCAGATGAAGATAGCTTACCAGAAAGTGAAAAAGCAGAAAATAACGATAATTATGAAAATGAAGAT GGTTATGAGGATATGTATACACGTATTAAACGAACTAGAAGGAAAGCACAGCGCCAATTACCAAGGGGTAAGAAACTTGCAG tggTAGATAGTGATTTAAGTGAATCTTCTGATTCTCCTGGTCCTAGAAAATACAGTTTACGTCAAAAAAAACCTACTGTAGATAGATTTCAAGCTAACGTAGAACCAGTTAGACGATCTATAAAAGCACTTAGAAGTGTTCTTAGTAATTCAATGAGAAGACGTAAACATAGAAGTAAAAGTACAAGCTCTAGTGATTCCAGTGATTCGGAACCTCAGCGTTATGATAAGAAGAAAAGCAAAAAAGCGAG gCAATCAGCAATACCTCAGGGTGGACCGCCTGATCGTAAAGCAGATATAAATCCAATTACTTTAGATACTAATATTAGATTCAATGATGTCGGAGGCTTAGAATCACATATTCACTGCCTTAAAGAAATGGTTGTTTTTCCTATGATGTATCCAGATGTATTTGAACGTTTTCATATTACCCCACCAAAAGGCGTACTCTTTCATGGTCCACCAg GAACTGGTAAAACGTTAATAGCCAGAGCATTAGCAAATGAATGTAGTCAGGGCAGTAGGAAAATGTCATTCTTTATGAGAAAAGGCGCAGATTGTCTATCTAAATGGGTCGGAGAATCAGAGCGCCAGTTGCGATTATTGTTTGAGCAGGCTCAACTAATGAAACCGTCCATAATAttttttgatgaaattgatggccTTGCACCTGTTAGAAGTACGAAACAGGATCAAATTCATGCTAGCATTGTGTCTACTCTTTTAGCTCTTATGGATGGCCTCAGCGATAGGGGAGAg GTTATTGTTATTGGAGCGACAAACAGAATAGATGCTATTGATCCAGCATTACGCAGACCCGGTCGTTTCGATCGAGAATTATTTTTTCCCTTACCTTCTAAGAAAGAaagattagaaatattaaaaattcatgttaGTAAATGGAAAAACCCCCCATCAGATCAATTGTTAGAAACATTAGCTGAGAAAGCAACCGGTTATTGCGGTTCAGATTTGAGAGCTTTATGTACTGAAGCAGTTTTGCAAGGATTGAGAAGAACGTATCCCCAAATATACATGACTAGCAATAGGTTACTTTTAGATCCTGAACGAGTTGAA GTTAAAAAGCGAGATTTTTTACAAGCCAGTTCTATTCTTGTACCATCTTCACAAAGAGTCTCACCTTGTGCTCGAAGAAAATTACAACCTTTTATAGAGCCTTTATTAGGGCCTCTGCTAGAAGAATTACTTTGTTCTATAAAAGGAATATTTCCTCAAGGAGTTAATCCTGCTATGGCAAA agtGAAAGCTACTAAAGGAATTCATCGCCCAAGGCTATTAATTTCTGGCGGAAATTTGTCGGAAGGTCAAGGGCCACATTTAGCACAAGCATTATTATACCACATGGAACACTTACCAGTTCAAACATTAGACGTTAGCATTCTTTTTGCAGAAAGTGGACGATCTCCAGAAGAAACCTGTGTGCAG GTATTTAATGAAGCTGCCAGAAATGTACCGTCCATAATTTatattcgatcgatcgatcagtGGTGGCCACTTGTACCTGAAACTGTAAAAGCAGTTTTCTTGTGTCGTATCGCAGCGCTTGATCCTTCATTACCCATCTTAATTTTAGCCACAAGTGATAGAACATATCAAGATCTTCCGATTCAGTTACGAGGCCTCTTCAGTGAATTACGCGGAGAAGTTTATTCTATGAAAACACCAACAGCAGAACAAAGATCGAAATTCTTCCGACCTATTTTTATGATTCAGAGTTTGAAGCCACCGAAGGTAAAAGACGACAAGATAGAAGTTTTGGAAGAACTTCCTCTAGCACCAGATCCTTTACCAAAGAAATTAACAGAAGAGGAAAAGAAAGTGATATACGAAAAAGAGGAAGTGTCGCTAAGAGAATTAAGAATTTTCTTGCGAGAAATTTGTGCAAAACTTGCAAGAAATAGACA ATTTTTTATGTTTACAAAGCCTGTAGACACGGAAGAAGTACCCGAttataatatgataataaaacAACCAATGGATTTAGAAACAATGATGACGAAGATTGATATGCATTGTTATCTCTGTGCTCGAGATTTTCTTGATGATATCGACCTAATATGTAAAAATGCTTTGGAATACAATCCAGATAG CTTACGTGATAGGCCCTCCCTTGGAATATTAAAGAG GGACCCGGCAGACAAATTAATAAGGCATCGTGCATGTTCCCTTCGTGATAATGCGTATGCGTTAATAAAAGCAGAATTAGATTCCGATTTTGAAGATAAGTGtcgtgaaatttcgaaaaatcgTAGGGTTATTGAAAGTTCTGTTAACAATGACACGGAAAACAAAAGTCGACCAAAAGCGGAACTTGTATCTGCATCTGAAAGAATAGAGAAAAAGGATATTGCGAGTTCTAGTCATCCTCTTGTTGTAAATGGAAAGAGGTATTCCAATCCTAGGAAACGTAGAATACCAGCTTGGGCAAGGGGCTACGTTAAAAAAGtacataaaaagaaaaagatcgCATTCGATGAAAATGCAAGTACGATCACTAGCAAGGTCTGCTTAACCAATGAAACTACTAGCATCGATTTAgagaaattccaagaattcgaaACCGAAGCAAATAGTGTTTTAAATGGTCATATACGTCTGTTTGATAATTCAGATTCTGATAATGATTCACAAACTGAGCATTCGAAGTATGCACAAGCAACTCCAAACAATAATGTTTCCGATCAACGCattgatgaaattgaaaatgtggaGATATGTTTTATGGATGAAGATAAGACCATAGAAAATAGCGGATCTAATTCTTCATCCAGACGAGAAAGTATGGATGAATTGTCGTTTGCTATCGAAAGCGATTCTTGTCCTACCAGATTCGACGAAGATGACAAACTTCTGGTGGACAAAAATGAAATGGAAAGCGCATGGCAATATACTGTTGACAGTACACAAGATTATCCAGTCGAAGTATTATGTGACATTTATGTGCAACTGAGTCGGTGTGTAGGGAAATATGCTCAGAGTTATGATAGAAAATCACTGCCAaag GATTTGCTCAAGGAGGTGAAAAGGTTTGAGGAATACAAGACAACGTACGACAAAGTTCATGATGTTGCGAATCAAACTGATATAGTATAA
- the LOC100881621 gene encoding ATPase family AAA domain-containing protein 2 isoform X6 has product MKIMSDDDAALDSMDTEEDIFTPRIRSLGSNVRRVKNLRTLRSNSTSHISVNNLSVRRSTRNRMQTYDNLNTSWILGTQTLKGYPMFQQHGSSSDKEMVDEVPERKRDLRDRMPLRSRENHPPNKNSTRHIRERTEHDRQSNRELRGRGDRDIREKTEQEKDIRHLKDRQDRERDRTETEHKDKIETRSKSNEEKDIRARKSDSPSRLKDGPVTRLGGSLSEKDMKPKVEQDEADEDSLPESEKAENNDNYENEDGYEDMYTRIKRTRRKAQRQLPRGKKLAVVDSDLSESSDSPGPRKYSLRQKKPTVDRFQANVEPVRRSIKALRSVLSNSMRRRKHRSKSTSSSDSSDSEPQRYDKKKSKKARQSAIPQGGPPDRKADINPITLDTNIRFNDVGGLESHIHCLKEMVVFPMMYPDVFERFHITPPKGVLFHGPPGTGKTLIARALANECSQGSRKMSFFMRKGADCLSKWVGESERQLRLLFEQAQLMKPSIIFFDEIDGLAPVRSTKQDQIHASIVSTLLALMDGLSDRGEVIVIGATNRIDAIDPALRRPGRFDRELFFPLPSKKERLEILKIHVSKWKNPPSDQLLETLAEKATGYCGSDLRALCTEAVLQGLRRTYPQIYMTSNRLLLDPERVEVKKRDFLQASSILVPSSQRVSPCARRKLQPFIEPLLGPLLEELLCSIKGIFPQGVNPAMAKVKATKGIHRPRLLISGGNLSEGQGPHLAQALLYHMEHLPVQTLDVSILFAESGRSPEETCVQVFNEAARNVPSIIYIRSIDQWWPLVPETVKAVFLCRIAALDPSLPILILATSDRTYQDLPIQLRGLFSELRGEVYSMKTPTAEQRSKFFRPIFMIQSLKPPKVKDDKIEVLEELPLAPDPLPKKLTEEEKKVIYEKEEVSLRELRIFLREICAKLARNRQFFMFTKPVDTEEVPDYNMIIKQPMDLETMMTKIDMHCYLCARDFLDDIDLICKNALEYNPDSLRDRPSLGILKRDPADKLIRHRACSLRDNAYALIKAELDSDFEDKCREISKNRRVIESSVNNDTENKSRPKAELVSASERIEKKDIASSSHPLVVNGKRYSNPRKRRIPAWARGYVKKVHKKKKIAFDENASTITSKVCLTNETTSIDLEKFQEFETEANSVLNGHIRLFDNSDSDNDSQTEHSKYAQATPNNNVSDQRIDEIENVEICFMDEDKTIENSGSNSSSRRESMDELSFAIESDSCPTRFDEDDKLLVDKNEMESAWQYTVDSTQDYPVEVLCDIYVQLSRCVGKYAQSYDRKSLPKDLLKEVKRFEEYKTTYDKVHDVANQTDIV; this is encoded by the exons ATGAAG ATAATGTCAGACGATGATGCTGCATTGGATTCAATGGATACAGAAGAAGATATTTTTACTCCAAGGATTCGCAGCCTTGGCTCCAATGTTAGAAGAGTTAAAAATTTACGTACTTTACGATCAAATTCTACTTCTCATATATCTGTGAATAATTTAAGTGTACGTCGTAGTACACGTAATAGAATGCAAACGTATGATAATCTTAATACTAGCTGGATTTTAG GAACACAAACTCTGAAAGGTTATCCTATGTTTCAACAACATGGTTCTTCATCTGATAAAGAGATGGTGGATGAAGTACCTGAAAGAAAACGTGATCTTCGAGACCGTATGCCCCTTAGATCACGTGAAAATCATCCtcctaataaaaattcaacaagACATATTAGGGAAAGGACTGAACATGATCGACAAAGTAATAGAGAACTTAGAGGTAGAGGTGATCGAGATATTAGAGAAAAAACAGAACAAGAAAAAGATATTAGACATCTTAAAGACAGACAAGATAGAGAAAGGGACAGAACAGAAACAGAACATAAAGATAAAATAGAAACCAGAAGTAAATCAAATGAAGAGAAAGATATAAG AGCACGGAAATCTGATAGTCCAAGTAGACTTAAGGACGGCCCTGTTACAAGACTTGGTGGCAGTTTAAGTGAAAAAGATATGAAACCTAAAGTAGAACAAGATGAAGCAGATGAAGATAGCTTACCAGAAAGTGAAAAAGCAGAAAATAACGATAATTATGAAAATGAAGAT GGTTATGAGGATATGTATACACGTATTAAACGAACTAGAAGGAAAGCACAGCGCCAATTACCAAGGGGTAAGAAACTTGCAG tggTAGATAGTGATTTAAGTGAATCTTCTGATTCTCCTGGTCCTAGAAAATACAGTTTACGTCAAAAAAAACCTACTGTAGATAGATTTCAAGCTAACGTAGAACCAGTTAGACGATCTATAAAAGCACTTAGAAGTGTTCTTAGTAATTCAATGAGAAGACGTAAACATAGAAGTAAAAGTACAAGCTCTAGTGATTCCAGTGATTCGGAACCTCAGCGTTATGATAAGAAGAAAAGCAAAAAAGCGAG gCAATCAGCAATACCTCAGGGTGGACCGCCTGATCGTAAAGCAGATATAAATCCAATTACTTTAGATACTAATATTAGATTCAATGATGTCGGAGGCTTAGAATCACATATTCACTGCCTTAAAGAAATGGTTGTTTTTCCTATGATGTATCCAGATGTATTTGAACGTTTTCATATTACCCCACCAAAAGGCGTACTCTTTCATGGTCCACCAg GAACTGGTAAAACGTTAATAGCCAGAGCATTAGCAAATGAATGTAGTCAGGGCAGTAGGAAAATGTCATTCTTTATGAGAAAAGGCGCAGATTGTCTATCTAAATGGGTCGGAGAATCAGAGCGCCAGTTGCGATTATTGTTTGAGCAGGCTCAACTAATGAAACCGTCCATAATAttttttgatgaaattgatggccTTGCACCTGTTAGAAGTACGAAACAGGATCAAATTCATGCTAGCATTGTGTCTACTCTTTTAGCTCTTATGGATGGCCTCAGCGATAGGGGAGAg GTTATTGTTATTGGAGCGACAAACAGAATAGATGCTATTGATCCAGCATTACGCAGACCCGGTCGTTTCGATCGAGAATTATTTTTTCCCTTACCTTCTAAGAAAGAaagattagaaatattaaaaattcatgttaGTAAATGGAAAAACCCCCCATCAGATCAATTGTTAGAAACATTAGCTGAGAAAGCAACCGGTTATTGCGGTTCAGATTTGAGAGCTTTATGTACTGAAGCAGTTTTGCAAGGATTGAGAAGAACGTATCCCCAAATATACATGACTAGCAATAGGTTACTTTTAGATCCTGAACGAGTTGAA GTTAAAAAGCGAGATTTTTTACAAGCCAGTTCTATTCTTGTACCATCTTCACAAAGAGTCTCACCTTGTGCTCGAAGAAAATTACAACCTTTTATAGAGCCTTTATTAGGGCCTCTGCTAGAAGAATTACTTTGTTCTATAAAAGGAATATTTCCTCAAGGAGTTAATCCTGCTATGGCAAA agtGAAAGCTACTAAAGGAATTCATCGCCCAAGGCTATTAATTTCTGGCGGAAATTTGTCGGAAGGTCAAGGGCCACATTTAGCACAAGCATTATTATACCACATGGAACACTTACCAGTTCAAACATTAGACGTTAGCATTCTTTTTGCAGAAAGTGGACGATCTCCAGAAGAAACCTGTGTGCAG GTATTTAATGAAGCTGCCAGAAATGTACCGTCCATAATTTatattcgatcgatcgatcagtGGTGGCCACTTGTACCTGAAACTGTAAAAGCAGTTTTCTTGTGTCGTATCGCAGCGCTTGATCCTTCATTACCCATCTTAATTTTAGCCACAAGTGATAGAACATATCAAGATCTTCCGATTCAGTTACGAGGCCTCTTCAGTGAATTACGCGGAGAAGTTTATTCTATGAAAACACCAACAGCAGAACAAAGATCGAAATTCTTCCGACCTATTTTTATGATTCAGAGTTTGAAGCCACCGAAGGTAAAAGACGACAAGATAGAAGTTTTGGAAGAACTTCCTCTAGCACCAGATCCTTTACCAAAGAAATTAACAGAAGAGGAAAAGAAAGTGATATACGAAAAAGAGGAAGTGTCGCTAAGAGAATTAAGAATTTTCTTGCGAGAAATTTGTGCAAAACTTGCAAGAAATAGACA ATTTTTTATGTTTACAAAGCCTGTAGACACGGAAGAAGTACCCGAttataatatgataataaaacAACCAATGGATTTAGAAACAATGATGACGAAGATTGATATGCATTGTTATCTCTGTGCTCGAGATTTTCTTGATGATATCGACCTAATATGTAAAAATGCTTTGGAATACAATCCAGATAG CTTACGTGATAGGCCCTCCCTTGGAATATTAAAGAG GGACCCGGCAGACAAATTAATAAGGCATCGTGCATGTTCCCTTCGTGATAATGCGTATGCGTTAATAAAAGCAGAATTAGATTCCGATTTTGAAGATAAGTGtcgtgaaatttcgaaaaatcgTAGGGTTATTGAAAGTTCTGTTAACAATGACACGGAAAACAAAAGTCGACCAAAAGCGGAACTTGTATCTGCATCTGAAAGAATAGAGAAAAAGGATATTGCGAGTTCTAGTCATCCTCTTGTTGTAAATGGAAAGAGGTATTCCAATCCTAGGAAACGTAGAATACCAGCTTGGGCAAGGGGCTACGTTAAAAAAGtacataaaaagaaaaagatcgCATTCGATGAAAATGCAAGTACGATCACTAGCAAGGTCTGCTTAACCAATGAAACTACTAGCATCGATTTAgagaaattccaagaattcgaaACCGAAGCAAATAGTGTTTTAAATGGTCATATACGTCTGTTTGATAATTCAGATTCTGATAATGATTCACAAACTGAGCATTCGAAGTATGCACAAGCAACTCCAAACAATAATGTTTCCGATCAACGCattgatgaaattgaaaatgtggaGATATGTTTTATGGATGAAGATAAGACCATAGAAAATAGCGGATCTAATTCTTCATCCAGACGAGAAAGTATGGATGAATTGTCGTTTGCTATCGAAAGCGATTCTTGTCCTACCAGATTCGACGAAGATGACAAACTTCTGGTGGACAAAAATGAAATGGAAAGCGCATGGCAATATACTGTTGACAGTACACAAGATTATCCAGTCGAAGTATTATGTGACATTTATGTGCAACTGAGTCGGTGTGTAGGGAAATATGCTCAGAGTTATGATAGAAAATCACTGCCAaag GATTTGCTCAAGGAGGTGAAAAGGTTTGAGGAATACAAGACAACGTACGACAAAGTTCATGATGTTGCGAATCAAACTGATATAGTATAA